Proteins encoded together in one Catellatospora citrea window:
- a CDS encoding ROK family protein encodes MTAHQPDDVVISIDVGGTGMKCALVDVAHRVRHTERHATGRERGPQAVLGTILDVAAGLAATAAERGWRPVGAGVVVPGIIDEANGIATYSSNIGFRDVPLRREIVERTGLPTAVGHDVRASGLAEARLGAGRGRKHVLVVPIGTGIAAAHVVDGTVMSGAHGAAGEIGHIVVRPGGPLCGCGLRGCLEALASASAVERRYAELAGSPATAAQVAGRLGADKHADQVWAETVDALADGLLTGQALYDPELVVIGGGLAESGEALLAPLRDALGKKVAFHRVPEIVRAELGDESGSLGAALIALDLLEKETS; translated from the coding sequence ATGACCGCGCACCAGCCCGATGACGTCGTCATCTCGATCGACGTCGGTGGCACCGGTATGAAGTGTGCTCTGGTCGACGTCGCCCACCGGGTGCGGCACACCGAGCGCCACGCCACCGGGCGCGAGCGCGGGCCGCAGGCGGTGCTCGGCACCATCCTCGACGTCGCCGCGGGACTGGCCGCCACCGCCGCCGAGCGCGGCTGGCGGCCCGTCGGCGCGGGCGTGGTCGTGCCGGGCATCATCGACGAGGCCAACGGCATCGCGACGTACTCCTCGAACATCGGTTTCCGGGACGTGCCGCTGCGCCGCGAGATCGTCGAGCGCACCGGCCTGCCCACCGCGGTCGGCCACGACGTGCGGGCCAGCGGCCTGGCCGAGGCCCGGCTGGGTGCGGGCCGGGGACGAAAGCACGTGCTGGTGGTGCCGATCGGCACCGGCATCGCCGCCGCGCACGTCGTCGACGGCACGGTCATGTCGGGCGCGCACGGCGCGGCCGGGGAGATCGGCCACATCGTGGTCCGCCCCGGCGGCCCGCTCTGCGGCTGCGGCCTGCGCGGCTGCCTGGAGGCGCTCGCCTCGGCCAGCGCGGTCGAGCGCCGCTACGCCGAACTCGCGGGCAGCCCCGCCACCGCGGCGCAGGTCGCCGGGCGGCTGGGCGCGGACAAGCACGCCGACCAGGTGTGGGCCGAGACCGTCGACGCACTCGCCGACGGCCTGCTCACCGGCCAGGCACTGTACGACCCGGAACTGGTCGTCATCGGCGGCGGCCTGGCCGAGTCCGGTGAGGCGCTGCTGGCCCCGCTGCGCGACGCGCTGGGCAAGAAGGTCGCCTTCCACCGCGTGCCGGAGATCGTGCGCGCCGAACTCGGCGACGAGTCCGGCAGCCTCGGCGCCGCCCTGATCGCCCTGGACCTGCTCGAGAAGGAGACCTCATGA
- the nagA gene encoding N-acetylglucosamine-6-phosphate deacetylase, which yields MISGRIVTPDGVVAGSLHLDGDRIASVEPCASAADRWILPGFVDIHNHGGGGFTFTTGDAAQAREAAAFHLRHGTTTMLASLVSSPFELMRDAVLAYAPLVAEGVLAGVHFEGPYLSHARCGAQNPEFLRDPSLDELTEILKIAEGSLRMVTIAPERAGALDAIRLLAEHGTVAAVGHTDGSYAEVLAAVEAGATVGTHLFNGMRPVHHREPGPIVALLDSPTVVCELVADGVHLHDGTLAFAAHSAGSARSALITDAMTAAGMPDGEYDLGGLTVTVADRVARLANGSIAGSTLTMDAAVRQALGAGLSVTDVAAMAATTPARAIGLADELGALRPGLRADLVELDAELRVVRVMKSGEWI from the coding sequence ATGATCAGCGGACGGATCGTCACTCCGGACGGTGTCGTCGCGGGTTCTCTTCACCTGGACGGCGACCGTATCGCCTCGGTTGAGCCCTGCGCGTCGGCCGCGGACCGGTGGATTCTGCCCGGCTTCGTGGACATCCACAACCACGGCGGCGGCGGGTTCACCTTCACCACCGGCGATGCCGCGCAGGCCCGCGAGGCGGCAGCGTTCCACCTGCGCCACGGCACCACCACGATGCTGGCGAGCCTGGTGTCGTCGCCGTTCGAGCTGATGCGCGACGCGGTGCTGGCGTACGCGCCGCTGGTCGCCGAGGGCGTGCTGGCGGGCGTGCACTTCGAGGGGCCGTACCTGTCGCACGCGCGCTGCGGCGCACAGAACCCCGAGTTCCTGCGTGACCCGTCGCTCGACGAGCTCACCGAGATCCTCAAGATCGCCGAAGGCTCGCTGCGCATGGTCACCATCGCGCCGGAGCGGGCGGGCGCGCTGGACGCGATCCGGCTGCTGGCCGAGCACGGCACGGTCGCCGCGGTCGGGCACACCGACGGGTCGTACGCCGAGGTCCTGGCCGCGGTCGAGGCGGGCGCGACGGTCGGCACGCACCTGTTCAACGGCATGCGCCCGGTGCACCACCGCGAGCCCGGCCCGATCGTGGCGCTGCTGGACTCCCCGACCGTCGTCTGCGAACTGGTCGCCGACGGCGTACACCTGCACGACGGCACTTTGGCCTTCGCCGCGCACAGCGCGGGCAGCGCGCGGTCCGCGCTGATCACCGACGCGATGACCGCGGCCGGTATGCCCGACGGCGAGTACGACCTGGGTGGCCTGACCGTCACCGTCGCCGACCGGGTCGCCCGGCTGGCCAACGGCAGCATCGCCGGCAGCACCCTGACCATGGACGCCGCGGTGCGCCAGGCACTCGGCGCGGGACTGTCCGTCACGGACGTGGCGGCGATGGCCGCGACCACGCCCGCCCGCGCGATCGGCCTGGCCGACGAGCTGGGCGCGCTGCGCCCCGGCCTGCGCGCGGACCTCGTCGAGCTGGACGCCGAGCTGCGCGTCGTCCGCGTCATGAAGTCGGGAGAGTGGATCTGA
- a CDS encoding class II fructose-bisphosphate aldolase, producing MALVSTGKLVAEAAAAGSGVAAFNVITLEHAEAITAGAAAAGRPVILQISENAVKFHGGRLGPITAAARAVAELASVDVALHLDHVESVALLHQAPEHGFSSVMFDASTLPYAENVAATRAAVEFCHEHGLWLESELGTVGGKDGAPPLGAHAPGARTDPAEAAAYVAETGVDALAVAVGSSHAMTSRDAALDHDLIAALRQAVTVPLVLHGSSGVGDAELRRAVTGGLVKVNIGTALNIAATGAVREVLSGEPKLVDPRRYLRPARDAMSATVQHFLTLL from the coding sequence ATGGCCCTGGTCTCCACCGGGAAGCTGGTCGCCGAGGCGGCCGCCGCCGGGTCCGGCGTCGCCGCGTTCAACGTGATCACACTGGAGCACGCCGAGGCGATCACCGCCGGGGCCGCCGCGGCGGGCCGCCCGGTCATCCTCCAGATCAGCGAGAACGCGGTGAAGTTCCACGGCGGCCGGCTCGGCCCGATCACCGCGGCCGCCCGCGCCGTCGCCGAGCTGGCCTCGGTCGACGTGGCGCTGCACCTGGACCACGTGGAGTCGGTCGCGCTGCTGCACCAGGCGCCCGAGCACGGTTTCTCGTCGGTCATGTTCGACGCCTCGACCCTGCCGTACGCGGAGAACGTGGCCGCGACCAGGGCGGCCGTGGAGTTCTGCCACGAGCACGGCCTGTGGTTGGAAAGTGAGCTGGGCACCGTCGGCGGCAAGGACGGCGCGCCGCCGCTGGGTGCGCACGCCCCGGGCGCACGCACCGACCCGGCCGAGGCCGCCGCGTACGTCGCCGAGACCGGCGTGGACGCCCTCGCCGTCGCGGTCGGCTCCTCCCACGCGATGACCAGCCGCGACGCCGCCCTCGACCATGACCTGATCGCCGCCCTGCGCCAGGCCGTGACGGTCCCGCTGGTCCTGCACGGCTCCTCCGGCGTCGGCGACGCCGAGCTGCGTCGCGCCGTCACCGGCGGCCTCGTCAAAGTCAACATCGGCACGGCTTTGAACATCGCCGCCACGGGTGCGGTCCGCGAGGTCCTGTCCGGCGAGCCGAAACTCGTGGACCCGCGCAGATACCTGCGCCCGGCCCGCGACGCGATGTCCGCGACGGTCCAGCACTTCCTCACCCTGCTCTAG
- a CDS encoding 1-aminocyclopropane-1-carboxylate deaminase/D-cysteine desulfhydrase yields the protein MTRSDRPPATPASPGAGRLSAPEVCELRDERLDRAGVTLLVVRDDLVDPELPGNKWRKLKYNLAAAREQGHGTLLTFGGAYSNHLRAVAAAGRRHGLRTVGIVRGEQHLPLNPSLAYAAAQGMTLAYLDRDTYRRKHTDAVLTELRRTWGDCYVIPEGGSNALAVRGCAELPAEIDAEYDVLCCPVGTGGTLAGLAGGLTGTQTALGVAVLKGAGFLADEVTELQRAAFGAPTRNWRIDLDHHFGGYAKHTPQLDAFVADFHRRHGLALDPVYTGKLLAALFDLAEQGGFRPGTRLAAVITGSAPP from the coding sequence GTGACCCGTTCCGACCGCCCACCGGCCACGCCCGCCTCGCCCGGGGCCGGGCGGCTGTCCGCGCCGGAGGTCTGCGAGCTGCGTGACGAGCGGCTCGACCGCGCCGGGGTGACCTTGCTGGTGGTGCGCGACGACCTGGTGGATCCGGAGCTGCCCGGCAACAAGTGGCGCAAGCTGAAGTACAACCTGGCGGCGGCCCGGGAGCAGGGGCACGGCACGCTGCTCACCTTCGGCGGGGCCTACTCCAACCACCTGCGCGCGGTCGCCGCCGCAGGTCGCCGCCACGGGTTGCGCACCGTGGGCATCGTGCGCGGCGAGCAGCACCTACCGCTCAACCCGTCCCTGGCGTACGCCGCCGCCCAGGGCATGACCCTGGCCTACCTCGACCGCGACACCTACCGCCGCAAGCACACCGACGCCGTCCTCACCGAGCTGAGGCGCACCTGGGGCGACTGCTACGTGATCCCCGAGGGCGGCAGCAACGCCCTCGCCGTGCGCGGCTGCGCCGAACTGCCCGCCGAGATCGACGCGGAGTACGACGTGCTCTGCTGCCCGGTCGGCACCGGCGGCACCCTGGCCGGCCTCGCGGGCGGCCTGACCGGAACGCAGACCGCGCTCGGTGTGGCCGTGCTCAAGGGCGCGGGCTTCCTCGCCGACGAGGTGACCGAACTCCAGCGCGCGGCGTTCGGCGCGCCGACGCGCAATTGGCGGATCGACCTGGACCACCACTTCGGCGGGTACGCCAAGCACACGCCGCAGCTCGACGCCTTCGTCGCCGACTTCCACCGCCGCCACGGGCTGGCCCTGGACCCGGTCTACACCGGCAAGCTGCTCGCCGCCCTCTTCGACCTGGCCGAACAGGGCGGCTTCCGGCCGGGCACCCGCCTCGCCGCGGTCATCACCGGCTCCGCACCGCCGTGA
- a CDS encoding APC family permease, producing MSTLARRLGLGDAVVIGLGAMLGAGVFVVWGPAAAAAGTSGALLTALLIAAVVAACNATGSARLAARYPESGGTYVYGREQLGAFTGFLAGWAFVIGKTASCAAMALTIGYYLWPAYARPVAVGAVVVLTLINIRGVTKTAIATRILVVITLLVLVAAVAVGWWGGGTPEAGAVGPAGPFSAAGLLFFAFAGYARIATLGEEVREPARTIPRAVPVALGVVLFVYLAVALVCLSVLGMPALARSTAPLADVVAAAGAPGLVPVVRIGAGVAVCGVLLSLLAGVGRTILAMARRSDLPSRLSAVHERYATPWLAELTVAVVIIVVVLAADVRGAIGFSSVAVLTYYAITNAAAWTLGGPKHLRAVAALGLIGCVVLAMTLPEPTVLAGAGMLALGVLAYAVSRRKG from the coding sequence ATCTCGACGTTGGCGCGGCGGCTGGGGCTCGGTGACGCCGTCGTCATCGGGCTGGGGGCGATGCTCGGCGCCGGAGTGTTCGTCGTGTGGGGTCCGGCGGCGGCCGCCGCGGGCACCAGCGGGGCGTTGCTGACGGCGCTGCTGATCGCGGCTGTCGTGGCCGCGTGCAACGCGACGGGGTCGGCGCGGCTGGCAGCCCGGTATCCGGAGTCCGGCGGCACCTACGTCTACGGGCGCGAGCAGCTCGGGGCGTTCACCGGGTTCCTGGCGGGCTGGGCGTTCGTCATCGGCAAGACCGCCAGCTGTGCCGCCATGGCGCTGACGATCGGGTACTACCTGTGGCCCGCGTACGCCCGGCCGGTCGCGGTCGGTGCGGTCGTGGTGCTGACTCTGATCAACATTCGCGGGGTCACCAAGACTGCGATCGCTACGCGCATCCTGGTGGTGATCACGCTGCTCGTGCTCGTCGCGGCGGTGGCGGTCGGGTGGTGGGGCGGCGGGACGCCGGAGGCCGGGGCGGTCGGACCGGCGGGGCCGTTCAGCGCGGCGGGGCTGCTGTTCTTCGCGTTCGCCGGATATGCCCGGATCGCCACCCTCGGCGAGGAGGTCCGCGAGCCGGCCCGCACGATCCCGCGGGCGGTGCCCGTGGCACTGGGCGTGGTGCTGTTCGTGTACCTGGCCGTCGCGCTCGTCTGCCTGTCCGTGCTCGGTATGCCCGCGCTGGCCAGGTCGACCGCGCCGCTGGCCGACGTGGTGGCCGCGGCCGGGGCGCCCGGCCTGGTGCCGGTCGTGCGGATCGGCGCGGGCGTCGCGGTGTGCGGGGTGCTGCTCAGCCTGCTGGCCGGGGTGGGGCGGACCATCCTGGCCATGGCCCGGCGCAGCGACCTGCCGAGCCGGCTGTCCGCGGTGCACGAACGGTACGCGACCCCGTGGCTCGCGGAGCTGACCGTCGCCGTGGTGATCATCGTGGTGGTGCTGGCCGCGGACGTACGCGGTGCGATCGGCTTCTCCAGCGTCGCCGTGCTGACCTACTACGCGATCACCAACGCGGCCGCGTGGACGCTCGGCGGCCCGAAGCACCTGCGCGCGGTGGCCGCGCTCGGACTGATCGGCTGCGTCGTGCTGGCGATGACCCTGCCCGAGCCGACGGTGCTGGCCGGGGCCGGGATGCTCGCCCTCGGCGTGCTCGCCTACGCCGTCAGCCGCCGCAAAGGCTGA